The Clostridium septicum genome contains a region encoding:
- the yunB gene encoding sporulation protein YunB, protein MNYYTKKSKKHIEIRHKKFIVVIIAIFFLFNSLLYFFGKSILPAVIKIAEMEMKREATDIINETALDIYSKEFNYDEAMIIEKDKEENITMVRADTVKLNALSSRLILESNRRLENLETLGVEIPIGYMTNNSVIHNLGPKINIKMEQVGNITSSYESVFESAGINQTRHKIYLNVKLNMRVIIPLNSQEIEIISQIPIAETIIVGKIPNTAIEFNKP, encoded by the coding sequence ATGAACTATTATACAAAAAAATCAAAAAAACATATTGAAATAAGGCATAAAAAGTTTATAGTGGTTATTATTGCCATATTTTTTCTTTTTAATTCTTTACTATATTTTTTCGGTAAAAGCATTCTACCAGCTGTAATAAAAATAGCAGAAATGGAGATGAAAAGGGAAGCCACAGATATAATTAATGAAACAGCCCTTGATATTTATTCCAAAGAATTTAATTATGATGAAGCTATGATAATAGAGAAGGATAAAGAAGAGAATATTACAATGGTAAGGGCGGATACTGTAAAGCTAAATGCTCTTTCTTCTAGATTAATTTTGGAGAGTAATAGGAGATTAGAAAATTTAGAAACGCTAGGAGTAGAAATTCCAATTGGATATATGACTAATAATTCAGTAATTCATAACTTAGGACCGAAGATAAATATAAAGATGGAGCAGGTAGGAAATATAACAAGTAGTTATGAATCTGTATTTGAAAGTGCTGGTATAAACCAAACAAGACATAAAATATATTTAAATGTAAAATTAAATATGAGAGTAATAATACCTTTAAATAGCCAGGAGATAGAAATTATATCTCAAATACCTATAGCAGAAACTATAATAGTTGGTAAAATACCTAATACAGCAATTGAATTTAATAAACCTTAA
- the hpt gene encoding hypoxanthine phosphoribosyltransferase, whose product MENKKRNILFTEEQIKTRISELGKIITEEYKNKKLYVLPLLRGSFVFGADLFRALDCKAKVGFMTTSSYGHGEHSTGEVKVVNDIPDNIEGWDVLIVDDIMDTGYTMDFVINYVKSRGANSVKTCVLLDKPSRRKVNLTPDYCCFEIEDLFVVGYGLDYESFYRNVPYVFNWES is encoded by the coding sequence ATGGAAAATAAAAAACGTAACATACTTTTTACAGAAGAACAAATAAAAACTAGAATATCTGAACTTGGAAAAATTATAACTGAAGAATATAAAAATAAGAAACTTTATGTTCTACCTCTACTTAGAGGAAGCTTTGTATTTGGTGCTGATTTGTTTAGAGCATTAGATTGTAAAGCTAAAGTTGGTTTTATGACAACTTCTAGCTATGGTCATGGTGAACATAGTACTGGTGAGGTTAAAGTTGTTAACGATATCCCTGATAATATAGAAGGTTGGGACGTATTAATAGTTGATGATATAATGGATACAGGATATACTATGGATTTTGTTATAAATTATGTTAAAAGCCGTGGTGCAAACTCAGTTAAAACTTGCGTATTATTAGATAAACCTTCAAGAAGAAAAGTAAATCTTACACCAGACTACTGCTGTTTTGAAATAGAAGATTTATTTGTAGTTGGTTATGGATTAGATTATGAAAGTTTTTATAGAAATGTTCCTTATGTGTTTAACTGGGAAAGCTAA
- the hflX gene encoding GTPase HflX: MIYGNIEGVKKCFLDELENLYRVRVLKDEVFSIEILETITRVSTILEREISVGVDRRGKVVSVAIGDSTSVEIAMIDIKEKRLSGVRIIHTHPNGICNFSALDLTALLKLKLDAIVAIGIYSGKVIDCSLGMLTITDDMLDYEEKDNLSVNEILSINILDKIQYIESLIKEKDVVEEDEEKAILVGSDTKESLEELKELTKACDIPVLDMIFQSRSKIDPAFYIGKGKVLEIAHLRQTERANLIIFDDELSGSQVRNLEAALGAKVIDRTTLILEIFARRARSKEAKIQVELAQLKYRLGRLQGLGTVLSRTGGGIGTRGPGEKKLETDRRHIRETIYDLNAELKKIKKIRETQREKRNKESIPKVSLVGYTNAGKSTLRNKLCEIAAQKESKEKEKVFEADMLFATLDITTRAILLSNKGVVTLTDTVGFVRKLPHDLVEAFKSTLEEVIYSDLLCHVVDVSSNYALEQIKAVEDVLSELGAKDKDTILVLNKIDKATDEQLDVIKDAVKEYKTIEISAKEGLNLEELLKLIEEKLPYKMKKCEYLIPYSRSDINSYLHRNGRVFEEDYRDEGTYMVVEVDDETFNKSSEFIINEIK, encoded by the coding sequence ATGATATATGGAAATATAGAGGGCGTTAAAAAGTGCTTTTTAGATGAACTTGAAAATCTTTATAGAGTTAGAGTTCTTAAAGATGAAGTTTTTAGTATTGAAATTTTAGAAACGATAACACGTGTATCTACTATTTTAGAAAGAGAAATAAGTGTTGGAGTAGATAGAAGAGGAAAAGTGGTTTCAGTTGCTATTGGAGATTCAACTTCAGTTGAAATAGCGATGATTGATATAAAGGAAAAAAGATTATCAGGAGTAAGAATTATACATACACACCCAAATGGAATATGTAATTTCTCAGCTCTAGATTTAACAGCATTATTAAAGTTAAAATTAGATGCTATAGTTGCAATTGGTATTTATAGCGGAAAAGTAATAGATTGTTCTTTAGGTATGCTAACAATAACTGACGATATGTTAGATTATGAGGAAAAGGATAATCTTTCAGTTAATGAAATTCTTTCAATAAATATTTTGGATAAAATTCAATATATAGAAAGCTTAATAAAAGAAAAAGATGTAGTAGAAGAGGATGAAGAGAAGGCTATATTAGTAGGCTCTGATACTAAAGAAAGTTTAGAAGAATTAAAAGAACTTACAAAAGCTTGTGATATACCTGTTTTAGATATGATTTTTCAAAGCAGAAGTAAAATAGATCCAGCTTTTTATATAGGAAAAGGAAAGGTTTTAGAAATAGCGCATTTAAGGCAAACTGAACGAGCAAACCTTATTATTTTTGATGATGAGCTTTCAGGTTCACAAGTTAGAAATTTAGAAGCTGCTCTAGGAGCTAAAGTTATTGATAGAACAACATTAATATTAGAGATATTTGCAAGAAGAGCGAGAAGTAAGGAAGCTAAAATTCAAGTAGAATTGGCGCAACTTAAATATAGATTAGGTAGATTACAAGGGCTTGGAACAGTGCTTTCAAGAACTGGTGGAGGCATTGGAACCAGGGGGCCAGGAGAGAAAAAGCTTGAAACAGATAGAAGGCATATAAGAGAAACTATATATGATTTAAACGCAGAGCTTAAGAAGATAAAAAAAATAAGAGAAACTCAAAGAGAAAAGAGGAATAAGGAGAGTATTCCTAAAGTGTCATTAGTAGGGTACACTAATGCAGGTAAATCTACTTTAAGAAATAAACTTTGTGAAATAGCAGCTCAAAAGGAATCAAAAGAAAAGGAAAAGGTCTTTGAAGCGGATATGTTATTTGCAACATTAGATATTACAACTAGAGCTATTTTACTATCTAATAAGGGAGTAGTAACTCTTACAGATACAGTTGGGTTTGTAAGAAAACTACCACATGATTTAGTAGAAGCTTTTAAGTCCACTCTTGAAGAGGTTATATATTCAGATTTACTTTGTCATGTAGTGGATGTTTCTTCTAATTATGCTTTAGAACAAATAAAAGCTGTAGAAGATGTATTATCAGAGCTTGGAGCTAAGGATAAAGATACCATTTTAGTTTTAAATAAAATAGATAAAGCAACAGATGAACAACTAGATGTTATAAAAGATGCTGTAAAAGAATATAAAACAATAGAAATATCAGCTAAGGAAGGATTAAATTTAGAAGAGCTTTTAAAACTTATAGAAGAAAAACTTCCTTATAAAATGAAAAAATGTGAATATTTAATTCCGTATAGTAGAAGTGATATAAATTCATATCTTCATAGAAATGGAAGAGTTTTTGAGGAAGATTACAGAGATGAAGGAACTTATATGGTTGTTGAGGTAGATGATGAAACTTTTAATAAATCAAGTGAATTTATAATAAATGAAATAAAATAA
- a CDS encoding nucleotidyltransferase domain-containing protein produces the protein MAKAIIDYQKAFKEITNVLTKNENILSIFVFGSMVSGDLWEESDIDLFVLCKDEFDKVRDVYLESLSIPIHIKFLSKESFINIYNESSQKRVLKDTLLSSKLIYSKDKDIDVIYTDIKYLTFKDKEIWNLVYLGKLLKDIGICKKYLHTGGLYTCYEILIRVFDSYSKLYLNMNGLVVSKDSLTMACNLNDSFNEKVKDVLFKEFDINHINEALKYIETYVDLNLKVAAKVLIEFLENENRALSSYEIKNSTIFKNFDIKIENILKKLYKNNMVSKDVRDFKDPFENLLTEENVYSYKEF, from the coding sequence ATGGCAAAAGCAATAATTGATTATCAAAAAGCATTTAAGGAAATTACTAATGTGTTAACTAAAAATGAAAATATATTATCTATATTTGTATTTGGAAGTATGGTTTCAGGAGATTTATGGGAAGAGTCAGATATAGATTTATTTGTTTTATGTAAAGATGAGTTTGATAAAGTTAGAGATGTATATTTAGAGTCGTTATCAATTCCTATTCATATTAAATTTTTAAGTAAAGAATCATTTATTAATATATATAATGAATCTAGCCAGAAAAGAGTGTTAAAAGATACACTATTGTCTTCAAAGTTAATATACTCAAAAGATAAAGATATAGACGTTATATATACTGATATAAAGTATTTAACATTTAAGGACAAGGAAATATGGAATTTAGTGTATCTAGGTAAATTACTTAAGGATATTGGAATTTGTAAGAAATATTTACATACTGGAGGGTTATATACTTGCTATGAAATATTGATAAGAGTTTTCGATAGTTATTCAAAATTATATTTAAACATGAATGGGCTTGTTGTAAGTAAAGATTCATTAACTATGGCTTGTAATTTAAATGATTCATTTAATGAAAAGGTAAAAGATGTACTATTTAAAGAGTTTGATATAAATCATATAAATGAGGCTTTAAAATATATAGAAACATATGTAGATTTAAATTTAAAAGTAGCAGCAAAAGTCTTAATTGAATTTCTAGAAAATGAAAATAGAGCTTTAAGTTCATATGAAATAAAAAATTCTACAATATTTAAAAATTTTGATATAAAGATAGAAAACATATTAAAAAAATTATATAAAAATAATATGGTTTCAAAAGATGTTAGAGATTTTAAAGATCCTTTTGAAAATTTATTAACAGAAGAAAATGTGTATTCATATAAAGAATTTTAA
- a CDS encoding MocR-like pyridoxine biosynthesis transcription factor PdxR: MGIDFNVLFEEEIPKYIQISNHIKKLIDNKEIQDGEKLPTIRKLSLELGVNNVTIVNAYKKLKNDGYAYQKVGSGTYAKRKDILPIFNREYNRCFKKLNEKELNNIIDFSGETSTEVYFPINKFKDVMNRVLDRDGANALIMKEPLGYEELRKTINNSFWNNSLNLDNILVVSGAQQGIDIASKAILNINDNVIVEKPTYGGALSVFKWRRANIFEVNLDKDGINVKEFEEILKKNKIRCFYTMSYFHNPTGISCSREKKIKLLELAEKYDFYIIEDDYLSELIYEDGHVHEPLKKLDKNDRVVYIKSFSKIFLPGIRLGYIITPECFRESIQNSKISTDIATSSLMQRALELYIKDGFWKGHINFQKEEYKKKYLLMKKLIEENLSDKVKFIDPKGGLNFYLELKDKKYTSKGLFYLLKEKGIYITPGVIFFRYPSDGAYTFRIGFSQVDEEKIIKGIKIIREELK; encoded by the coding sequence ATGGGGATTGATTTTAATGTTTTATTTGAAGAGGAGATACCAAAATATATTCAAATATCAAATCATATAAAAAAACTTATAGATAATAAGGAAATACAAGATGGAGAAAAGTTACCAACTATAAGAAAGCTATCTCTAGAGTTAGGGGTTAACAATGTAACAATAGTAAATGCATATAAAAAGTTAAAAAATGACGGATATGCATATCAAAAGGTTGGATCAGGGACATATGCAAAAAGAAAAGATATACTTCCCATTTTTAATAGAGAATATAATAGGTGTTTTAAGAAGTTAAATGAAAAGGAATTAAATAATATTATAGATTTTTCAGGAGAAACCTCTACAGAGGTATATTTTCCAATTAATAAATTTAAAGATGTTATGAATAGAGTTTTAGATAGGGATGGAGCAAATGCGCTAATAATGAAGGAACCACTGGGCTATGAAGAATTAAGAAAAACAATTAATAATTCTTTTTGGAATAATTCTTTAAATTTAGATAATATATTAGTTGTTTCAGGAGCTCAACAAGGTATAGATATAGCCTCAAAAGCAATTCTTAATATAAATGATAATGTTATAGTAGAAAAACCAACTTATGGAGGGGCTTTATCAGTATTTAAGTGGAGAAGAGCCAATATATTTGAAGTTAATCTTGATAAAGATGGCATAAATGTAAAAGAGTTTGAAGAAATCCTAAAGAAAAATAAAATTAGATGTTTTTATACAATGAGTTATTTTCATAACCCAACTGGTATAAGCTGTAGCAGAGAAAAGAAAATAAAGTTATTAGAACTTGCAGAAAAATATGACTTTTATATTATAGAAGATGATTATTTATCAGAACTAATATATGAAGATGGACATGTTCATGAGCCTTTAAAAAAATTAGATAAAAATGATAGGGTTGTTTATATAAAAAGTTTCTCTAAGATATTTTTACCAGGAATAAGACTTGGATATATAATAACACCGGAGTGCTTTAGAGAAAGTATTCAGAACTCTAAAATAAGTACAGATATAGCAACATCTAGTTTAATGCAAAGAGCATTAGAGTTATATATAAAAGATGGATTTTGGAAAGGTCATATTAATTTTCAAAAAGAAGAGTATAAAAAGAAGTACTTATTAATGAAAAAATTAATAGAAGAAAATTTAAGTGATAAAGTAAAATTTATAGATCCAAAAGGTGGATTAAATTTTTATTTAGAGCTTAAGGATAAAAAATATACATCTAAGGGATTATTTTATTTATTGAAAGAAAAAGGTATTTATATAACTCCTGGAGTAATATTTTTTAGATATCCAAGTGATGGGGCTTATACATTTAGAATAGGGTTTTCACAAGTAGATGAAGAAAAAATAATAAAAGGTATAAAAATTATTAGGGAGGAATTAAAGTAA
- a CDS encoding YigZ family protein, which produces MSYITIRDFGEDRFIEKKSEFIGYAKRCETEEEAKAFVSEIKNMHKQARHNCWAYIIGENMGTQRYSDDGEPQGTAGIPILEVMKKSDITDCAVVVTRYFGGVLLGAGGLTRAYTKGAAIALKAGGVVEKVLGVKLSSTMDYDMLGKIQYICGQNNWYIEDVEYSDKVKVNILAELTSVNEMESKFVEVTNGKIENVKSDEEIYFKEENRLFKCI; this is translated from the coding sequence ATGTCTTATATAACAATAAGAGACTTTGGAGAAGATAGATTTATAGAAAAAAAATCAGAGTTTATAGGATATGCTAAAAGGTGTGAAACAGAAGAAGAAGCTAAGGCATTTGTTTCAGAAATAAAGAATATGCATAAGCAAGCAAGACATAATTGTTGGGCCTATATTATTGGTGAAAATATGGGTACTCAAAGATATAGTGACGATGGAGAACCACAAGGAACAGCAGGAATTCCTATATTAGAAGTTATGAAGAAAAGTGATATTACAGATTGTGCTGTAGTTGTAACAAGATATTTCGGAGGAGTATTATTAGGGGCTGGTGGTCTTACTAGAGCATATACTAAAGGTGCAGCAATTGCTTTAAAAGCAGGTGGTGTTGTTGAAAAAGTGTTAGGTGTTAAATTAAGTAGTACTATGGATTATGATATGCTGGGAAAAATACAATATATTTGTGGCCAAAATAACTGGTATATTGAAGATGTGGAATATTCAGACAAAGTTAAAGTTAATATATTAGCTGAATTAACTAGTGTTAATGAAATGGAAAGTAAATTTGTAGAGGTTACAAATGGAAAGATAGAAAATGTTAAATCAGATGAAGAAATTTATTTTAAAGAAGAAAATAGACTATTTAAATGTATATAA
- a CDS encoding YebC/PmpR family DNA-binding transcriptional regulator: MSGHSKWHNIQNKKGKADAKRGKIFTKIGKELVIAVKNGGPIPDNNPKLRDVIAKAKAANMPNDTIQRSIKKASGELASVNYEKIVYEGYGPSGVAVIVETLTDNKNRSAGNVRSAFTKGGGNMGAAGCVGFMFQEKGEIVIEREDQDEDELMMMALDAGAEDFAAEDEVFIITTSPEDFSSVREALESEGIEFLEAEVKMIPDTYTEIGEDDAKKFQKMLNLLDDDDDVQEVWHNAESEFLD; this comes from the coding sequence ATGTCAGGACATTCAAAATGGCATAATATCCAAAATAAAAAAGGAAAAGCAGACGCAAAAAGAGGTAAAATTTTTACTAAAATAGGTAAAGAATTAGTAATTGCAGTTAAAAATGGAGGGCCTATACCTGACAATAACCCAAAGCTAAGAGATGTAATAGCTAAAGCAAAGGCAGCAAATATGCCTAATGATACAATACAAAGATCTATAAAGAAGGCTTCTGGGGAACTTGCAAGTGTGAACTACGAAAAAATAGTATATGAAGGTTATGGTCCATCAGGAGTTGCTGTTATTGTAGAAACATTAACAGATAACAAAAATAGATCAGCAGGAAATGTAAGAAGTGCATTTACAAAAGGTGGCGGAAATATGGGAGCTGCAGGTTGTGTAGGATTCATGTTCCAAGAAAAAGGCGAAATAGTTATAGAAAGAGAAGATCAAGATGAAGATGAATTAATGATGATGGCATTAGATGCAGGAGCAGAAGACTTTGCTGCAGAAGATGAAGTATTTATTATAACAACATCACCTGAAGATTTTAGTTCAGTAAGAGAAGCTTTAGAATCAGAAGGTATAGAATTCTTAGAAGCAGAAGTTAAGATGATACCAGATACTTATACAGAGATTGGTGAAGACGATGCTAAAAAGTTCCAAAAGATGTTAAATCTTTTAGATGATGATGATGATGTTCAAGAAGTTTGGCATAATGCTGAATCAGAATTCTTAGATTAG
- a CDS encoding CehA/McbA family metallohydrolase, producing the protein MIRKNKKIMSLLIALSVFFTSIGVPIKSTLAFENGIDVISAATENTKTIINEGFKGDKNETSLVSKGWIITRNGETATNLAGYDTSGNYGEASPALGLGRKKGSKIETLETPEFTLTTLGKLSFWYKGQTGNGPYTSTLKLEILRNGFWEEIAGPDIASSGSFETEIPEDTTKVKFSFNKTSGNLAIDDIKITSDKNTFPPVDGLVDISEARGSEKGTELVIRGVVSFNDRNKTLHIQDKTGGISISNHNTSIDFNNIKKGQMVEVKGIVGDFNKLVQVTPNEDVKILDENITVKAEKVSIKQLLKGNHDSKYVSITNAVIDTTEKTLTQGKDVLSIYYLPSDINVETGDIVNVEGTMGRFKDNIQIYGSSSTFTKVESSDLEAPVINHKAIKKAPKDADLEIVTDVTDNKNVENVVVSYRTKGTEPFKTLDMGKIGENKYSVNISKEELNINGLEYRISATDGINNRETQVYSVEITDEDMIGPEIFDVLPAENSSIGNELRPIIKASLRDRTAVNVETIKIFFDGKEVTNKARITENLVEYNPNEDLKDGVHTVKIEVKDTLDNLSSKEWTFRKGELNHFFGQLHSHTNISDGTGTLNDAYNWARTNGADYLGVTDHSNWFDNDTKASLADGSASSVWTEANKTADKHDKNKDFTALYGYEMTWSGSTGGWGHINTFNTPGFETRTNKSMDLKTYYERLQTQPQSVSQLNHPGKTFGDFSDFGFYREKTDEVVNLIEVGNGEGPIRGSGYFPSYEYYTRALDKGWHVAPTNNQDNHKGKWFTSNNARTVVISEENSRESLYDSMRSKQVYASEDSNMTIDYTANGALMGSSLGGVDKLNFKINIADDDAISKVSIIANGGVEVTSKEFNSNNVNWDFELNPEYTYYYVKVVQADKDIAVTAPIWVGDNINFGMIETTVDNELTTPNESVNISAGVYNNGDRALENIKIEFFENEINSDNKIGEEIIDRIESTKTETVELSWVPKKSGEFTIYTKATVSIEGKERVFTKSIKINVVNEEDISRVVIDGAHYNQYVTGDYAGKYSALKNILQERGAITNINKNPITDETLKNINLLILTDPQSRDKSEYDLLASKFENSEIDSIKRYVDNGGNIIVTTKADYGDGTGQYSNGIQMNSVLEKIGTELRVNDDQVVDDIKNGGQPYRLYLNQYDSPKYNLVN; encoded by the coding sequence ATGATCCGAAAAAATAAGAAAATTATGAGCTTATTAATTGCTTTATCCGTTTTCTTTACATCTATAGGAGTACCAATTAAAAGTACATTAGCTTTTGAAAATGGTATAGATGTAATATCTGCTGCAACGGAAAATACTAAAACAATTATAAATGAGGGGTTTAAAGGCGATAAGAATGAAACTAGCTTAGTTTCAAAAGGTTGGATTATTACTAGAAATGGAGAGACAGCAACAAATTTAGCAGGTTATGATACTTCAGGAAACTATGGGGAAGCATCTCCAGCATTAGGATTAGGAAGAAAAAAAGGTAGTAAAATTGAAACTTTAGAAACACCAGAATTTACTTTAACGACTTTAGGAAAGCTAAGTTTTTGGTATAAAGGACAAACTGGTAATGGTCCTTATACATCAACTTTAAAACTAGAAATATTAAGGAATGGTTTTTGGGAAGAAATAGCTGGACCTGACATAGCTAGTTCAGGGAGTTTTGAAACTGAAATTCCAGAAGATACAACTAAAGTTAAATTTAGCTTTAATAAGACTTCAGGAAATTTAGCAATAGATGATATTAAAATAACAAGTGATAAAAATACTTTTCCTCCAGTAGACGGATTGGTGGATATATCAGAAGCTAGAGGTTCAGAAAAAGGAACAGAATTAGTTATAAGAGGTGTTGTATCATTTAATGATAGAAATAAAACTCTTCATATACAAGACAAAACAGGTGGAATATCTATTTCAAATCATAATACATCAATAGATTTTAATAATATTAAAAAAGGACAAATGGTAGAGGTTAAAGGTATTGTAGGTGATTTTAATAAATTAGTACAAGTCACACCTAATGAAGACGTTAAGATTTTAGATGAAAATATTACAGTGAAGGCTGAAAAAGTAAGTATTAAACAGTTGTTGAAAGGTAATCATGATTCTAAATATGTGTCAATAACTAATGCTGTTATAGATACTACAGAAAAAACTTTAACTCAAGGAAAAGATGTTTTATCTATTTACTATTTACCAAGTGATATAAATGTAGAGACTGGAGATATTGTTAATGTAGAAGGAACTATGGGAAGATTTAAAGATAATATACAAATATATGGATCTTCAAGTACTTTTACTAAAGTTGAATCATCAGATTTAGAAGCTCCAGTCATAAATCATAAAGCTATAAAGAAAGCTCCAAAGGATGCTGATTTAGAAATAGTTACAGATGTTACAGATAATAAAAATGTTGAGAATGTAGTAGTATCCTATAGAACTAAAGGAACAGAGCCATTTAAAACATTAGATATGGGAAAAATAGGTGAAAATAAATATTCAGTTAATATATCTAAAGAGGAATTAAATATAAATGGATTAGAATATAGAATTTCAGCTACTGATGGAATTAATAATAGAGAAACACAAGTTTATTCGGTAGAAATTACTGATGAAGATATGATAGGACCAGAAATTTTTGATGTTTTACCAGCTGAAAATTCAAGTATAGGAAATGAATTAAGACCTATAATAAAAGCCTCATTAAGGGATAGAACAGCTGTTAATGTAGAAACTATTAAAATATTTTTTGATGGAAAAGAAGTTACTAATAAAGCAAGAATAACTGAAAATTTAGTAGAATATAATCCAAATGAAGATTTAAAAGATGGAGTTCATACAGTAAAAATAGAAGTTAAGGATACGTTGGATAATTTATCTTCTAAGGAATGGACTTTTAGAAAGGGTGAATTAAATCATTTCTTTGGACAACTACATTCGCATACTAATATTTCAGATGGAACTGGAACTTTAAATGATGCATATAATTGGGCTAGAACAAATGGAGCTGATTATTTAGGAGTTACAGACCATTCAAATTGGTTTGATAATGATACAAAGGCATCACTTGCAGATGGATCAGCAAGTTCCGTATGGACAGAAGCTAATAAAACAGCTGATAAGCATGATAAAAATAAAGATTTTACAGCTCTTTATGGCTATGAAATGACTTGGTCAGGTTCAACTGGTGGCTGGGGACATATAAATACTTTTAATACACCTGGGTTTGAAACTAGAACTAATAAGTCAATGGATTTAAAGACTTATTATGAAAGACTACAAACTCAACCACAATCAGTATCACAGCTAAATCACCCAGGGAAAACCTTTGGGGACTTCAGTGATTTTGGATTCTACAGGGAAAAGACAGATGAAGTTGTAAATTTAATAGAAGTTGGAAATGGAGAAGGACCAATAAGAGGTTCAGGTTACTTTCCTAGTTATGAATATTATACAAGAGCTTTAGACAAAGGGTGGCATGTAGCCCCTACTAATAATCAAGATAATCATAAGGGAAAATGGTTTACTTCAAATAATGCTAGAACAGTAGTTATCTCTGAAGAAAACTCAAGAGAATCTTTATATGATTCAATGAGAAGTAAGCAAGTTTATGCATCAGAAGATTCTAATATGACTATTGACTATACAGCTAATGGTGCATTAATGGGTAGTTCATTAGGTGGAGTAGATAAGCTTAACTTTAAAATTAATATAGCAGATGATGATGCTATAAGTAAAGTTTCAATTATAGCAAATGGAGGAGTAGAGGTTACTTCAAAAGAGTTTAATAGTAATAATGTTAATTGGGATTTTGAGTTAAATCCAGAATATACGTATTATTATGTAAAAGTAGTTCAAGCTGATAAAGACATAGCAGTTACAGCACCTATATGGGTTGGAGATAATATAAACTTTGGAATGATAGAAACTACTGTTGACAATGAATTAACAACACCAAATGAATCAGTAAATATTTCAGCTGGAGTTTATAATAATGGAGACAGGGCGTTAGAAAATATAAAAATAGAATTTTTTGAAAATGAGATAAATTCTGATAATAAAATTGGAGAAGAAATTATTGATAGAATAGAATCAACTAAAACAGAAACTGTTGAATTATCATGGGTACCAAAAAAATCAGGAGAGTTTACAATATATACTAAAGCTACAGTTTCTATAGAAGGAAAAGAAAGAGTATTTACTAAGAGTATTAAGATAAATGTAGTAAATGAAGAAGATATTTCTAGAGTAGTAATAGATGGGGCTCATTATAATCAATATGTTACAGGAGATTATGCAGGAAAATATTCAGCACTTAAAAATATATTACAAGAAAGAGGTGCTATAACTAATATTAATAAGAATCCTATAACAGATGAAACATTAAAAAATATTAATTTATTAATACTTACAGATCCTCAAAGTAGAGATAAGTCAGAGTATGATTTACTTGCAAGCAAATTTGAAAATAGTGAAATAGATTCTATTAAAAGATATGTTGACAATGGTGGTAATATAATAGTTACAACTAAGGCTGATTATGGTGATGGAACTGGCCAGTATAGCAATGGTATTCAAATGAATTCTGTATTAGAAAAAATAGGAACAGAGTTAAGAGTAAATGATGATCAAGTTGTTGATGATATTAAAAATGGTGGACAGCCATATAGGTTATATTTAAATCAATATGATTCACCAAAATATAATTTAGTAAATTGA